A portion of the Trachemys scripta elegans isolate TJP31775 chromosome 9, CAS_Tse_1.0, whole genome shotgun sequence genome contains these proteins:
- the LAMP2 gene encoding lysosome-associated membrane glycoprotein 2 isoform X3, with protein MATRSRCPRPLSLPCCCLLLLALGSPGFFQSHAVEVDVKDLSNNTCIYAKWMMSFLIKYETNSSEYKNATLKPSTNVTHDGSTCGNNTHAPLLAIQFGAGHSWSINFTKTNETYQGNIISFTYNTNDAAFKDAKTKGPITIVVNDTMHPVQLNTVYKCHHLDSIEVANVSLFFWNVILQAFVQNGTVSKHDSTCEADKSTVAPTTIANLTTTVANLTTAPITTASSPMPTTTSKPVEKPLIGNYSLKDGDKTCLLATMGLQLNVSQEPVLININPKTTNVSGSCGNTSAILRLSDSNRTFIDFTFAVKNTSANTQRFYLKEVNFTLIRSINGSEPFNAGNNNLSIWDTFLGSSYMCQKEQTVLVTEDLQIHTFDLRIQPFKVQDNKYAKAEDCSPDVDNFIVPITVGAALGGLVALVLVAYFVSHKKHSNAGYQQF; from the exons ATGGCGACGCGCAGCCGCTGCCCGCGGCCCCTcagcctcccctgctgctgcctcctgctcctcGCGCTCGGCAGCCCCG GTTTTTTCCAGTCACATGCAGTGGAAGTAGATGTGAAAGATCTCTCCAATAATACGTGCATATATGCAAAATGGATGATGAGCTTCTTGATAAAATATGAAACAAACAGTAGTGAATAT AAAAATGCAACCTTAAAGCCATCTACCAATGTAACGCATGACGGAAGCACCTGTGGCAATAACACACATGCCCCATTACTAGCAATACAATTTGGAGCAGGTCACTCTTGGAGTATCAACTTTACTAAGACTAATGAAACTTATCAGGGAAACATCATCTCATTTACCTACAACACCAATGATGCAGCCTTTAAAGAtgctaaaacaaaag GACCAATTACTATTGTTGTAAATGACACTATGCATCCAGTCCAACTGAATACTGTCTACAAATGCCATCACCTTGACTCTATTGAAGTGGCAAATGTGTCTCTGTTCTTCTGGAATGTCATTCTGCAGGCTTTTGTTCAAAATGGCACTGTTAGTAAACATG ATTCTACATGTGAAGCTGATAAATCTACTGTGGCACCTACCACTATTGCCAACTTAACTACCACTGTTGCCAACTTAACTACTGCACCTATCACTACTGCTTCATCACCTATGCCAACTACAACTTCTAAACCAGTGGAGAAACCACTCATTGGAAACTATTCTCTTAAAGATGGTGATAAAACCTGTCTTCTGGCTACAATGGGGCTGCAACTGAATGTCTCCCAAGAG CCCGTTTTGATTAACATCAATCCGAAGACCACTAATGTCTCTGGTAGCTGTGGCAACACATCTGCTATTCTGCGATTGAGTGACAGCAACAGGACGTTTATTGATTTCACCTTTGCTGTT AAAAACACAAGTGCAAACACACAAAGATTCTATCTGAAAGAAGTGAACTTCACCCTGATCCGCTCTATAAATGGTTCTG aaccttTCAATGCTGGAAACAACAACCTCAGCATCTGGGACACCTTCCTGGGCAGTTCCTACATGTGCCAAAAAGAGCAGACTGTTTTGGTGACTGAAGATCTTCAAATACATACTTTTGATCTGAGGATTCAGCCATTCAAAGTACAAGACAACAAGTATGCTAAAG CTGAAGACTGCAGCCCAGATGTGGACAACTTCATTGTGCCCATAACAGTGGGAGCAGCTTTGGGAGGATTAGTTGCTCTAGTGCTTGTGGCTTATTTTGTAAGCCACAAGAAACACAGTAATGCTGGATATCAGCAATTTTAA
- the LAMP2 gene encoding lysosome-associated membrane glycoprotein 2 isoform X5: protein MATRSRCPRPLSLPCCCLLLLALGSPGFFQSHAVEVDVKDLSNNTCIYAKWMMSFLIKYETNSSEYKNATLKPSTNVTHDGSTCGNNTHAPLLAIQFGAGHSWSINFTKTNETYQGNIISFTYNTNDAAFKDAKTKGPITIVVNDTMHPVQLNTVYKCHHLDSIEVANVSLFFWNVILQAFVQNGTVSKHDSTCEADKSTVAPTTIANLTTTVANLTTAPITTASSPMPTTTSKPVEKPLIGNYSLKDGDKTCLLATMGLQLNVSQEPVLININPKTTNVSGSCGNTSAILRLSDSNRTFIDFTFAVKNTSANTQRFYLKEVNFTLIRSINGSEEPFNAGNNNLSIWDTFLGSSYMCQKEQTVLVTEDLQIHTFDLRIQPFKVQDNKYAKAQECSLDDDTILIPIIVGAALAGLIVIIVIAYIIGRRKTYAGYQTL from the exons ATGGCGACGCGCAGCCGCTGCCCGCGGCCCCTcagcctcccctgctgctgcctcctgctcctcGCGCTCGGCAGCCCCG GTTTTTTCCAGTCACATGCAGTGGAAGTAGATGTGAAAGATCTCTCCAATAATACGTGCATATATGCAAAATGGATGATGAGCTTCTTGATAAAATATGAAACAAACAGTAGTGAATAT AAAAATGCAACCTTAAAGCCATCTACCAATGTAACGCATGACGGAAGCACCTGTGGCAATAACACACATGCCCCATTACTAGCAATACAATTTGGAGCAGGTCACTCTTGGAGTATCAACTTTACTAAGACTAATGAAACTTATCAGGGAAACATCATCTCATTTACCTACAACACCAATGATGCAGCCTTTAAAGAtgctaaaacaaaag GACCAATTACTATTGTTGTAAATGACACTATGCATCCAGTCCAACTGAATACTGTCTACAAATGCCATCACCTTGACTCTATTGAAGTGGCAAATGTGTCTCTGTTCTTCTGGAATGTCATTCTGCAGGCTTTTGTTCAAAATGGCACTGTTAGTAAACATG ATTCTACATGTGAAGCTGATAAATCTACTGTGGCACCTACCACTATTGCCAACTTAACTACCACTGTTGCCAACTTAACTACTGCACCTATCACTACTGCTTCATCACCTATGCCAACTACAACTTCTAAACCAGTGGAGAAACCACTCATTGGAAACTATTCTCTTAAAGATGGTGATAAAACCTGTCTTCTGGCTACAATGGGGCTGCAACTGAATGTCTCCCAAGAG CCCGTTTTGATTAACATCAATCCGAAGACCACTAATGTCTCTGGTAGCTGTGGCAACACATCTGCTATTCTGCGATTGAGTGACAGCAACAGGACGTTTATTGATTTCACCTTTGCTGTT AAAAACACAAGTGCAAACACACAAAGATTCTATCTGAAAGAAGTGAACTTCACCCTGATCCGCTCTATAAATGGTTCTG aagaaccttTCAATGCTGGAAACAACAACCTCAGCATCTGGGACACCTTCCTGGGCAGTTCCTACATGTGCCAAAAAGAGCAGACTGTTTTGGTGACTGAAGATCTTCAAATACATACTTTTGATCTGAGGATTCAGCCATTCAAAGTACAAGACAACAAGTATGCTAAAG CCCAGGAGTGTTCGCTGGATGATGACACCATTCTAATACCAATTATAGTTGGTGCTGCTCTTGCGGGCTTGATTGTCATTATAGTGATCGCTTACATAATTGGCAGAAGAAAAACCTATGCTGGATATCAAACCTTGTAA
- the LAMP2 gene encoding lysosome-associated membrane glycoprotein 2 isoform X1 — protein MATRSRCPRPLSLPCCCLLLLALGSPGFFQSHAVEVDVKDLSNNTCIYAKWMMSFLIKYETNSSEYKNATLKPSTNVTHDGSTCGNNTHAPLLAIQFGAGHSWSINFTKTNETYQGNIISFTYNTNDAAFKDAKTKGPITIVVNDTMHPVQLNTVYKCHHLDSIEVANVSLFFWNVILQAFVQNGTVSKHDSTCEADKSTVAPTTIANLTTTVANLTTAPITTASSPMPTTTSKPVEKPLIGNYSLKDGDKTCLLATMGLQLNVSQEPVLININPKTTNVSGSCGNTSAILRLSDSNRTFIDFTFAVKNTSANTQRFYLKEVNFTLIRSINGSEEPFNAGNNNLSIWDTFLGSSYMCQKEQTVLVTEDLQIHTFDLRIQPFKVQDNKYAKAEDCSPDVDNFIVPITVGAALGGLVALVLVAYFVSHKKHSNAGYQQF, from the exons ATGGCGACGCGCAGCCGCTGCCCGCGGCCCCTcagcctcccctgctgctgcctcctgctcctcGCGCTCGGCAGCCCCG GTTTTTTCCAGTCACATGCAGTGGAAGTAGATGTGAAAGATCTCTCCAATAATACGTGCATATATGCAAAATGGATGATGAGCTTCTTGATAAAATATGAAACAAACAGTAGTGAATAT AAAAATGCAACCTTAAAGCCATCTACCAATGTAACGCATGACGGAAGCACCTGTGGCAATAACACACATGCCCCATTACTAGCAATACAATTTGGAGCAGGTCACTCTTGGAGTATCAACTTTACTAAGACTAATGAAACTTATCAGGGAAACATCATCTCATTTACCTACAACACCAATGATGCAGCCTTTAAAGAtgctaaaacaaaag GACCAATTACTATTGTTGTAAATGACACTATGCATCCAGTCCAACTGAATACTGTCTACAAATGCCATCACCTTGACTCTATTGAAGTGGCAAATGTGTCTCTGTTCTTCTGGAATGTCATTCTGCAGGCTTTTGTTCAAAATGGCACTGTTAGTAAACATG ATTCTACATGTGAAGCTGATAAATCTACTGTGGCACCTACCACTATTGCCAACTTAACTACCACTGTTGCCAACTTAACTACTGCACCTATCACTACTGCTTCATCACCTATGCCAACTACAACTTCTAAACCAGTGGAGAAACCACTCATTGGAAACTATTCTCTTAAAGATGGTGATAAAACCTGTCTTCTGGCTACAATGGGGCTGCAACTGAATGTCTCCCAAGAG CCCGTTTTGATTAACATCAATCCGAAGACCACTAATGTCTCTGGTAGCTGTGGCAACACATCTGCTATTCTGCGATTGAGTGACAGCAACAGGACGTTTATTGATTTCACCTTTGCTGTT AAAAACACAAGTGCAAACACACAAAGATTCTATCTGAAAGAAGTGAACTTCACCCTGATCCGCTCTATAAATGGTTCTG aagaaccttTCAATGCTGGAAACAACAACCTCAGCATCTGGGACACCTTCCTGGGCAGTTCCTACATGTGCCAAAAAGAGCAGACTGTTTTGGTGACTGAAGATCTTCAAATACATACTTTTGATCTGAGGATTCAGCCATTCAAAGTACAAGACAACAAGTATGCTAAAG CTGAAGACTGCAGCCCAGATGTGGACAACTTCATTGTGCCCATAACAGTGGGAGCAGCTTTGGGAGGATTAGTTGCTCTAGTGCTTGTGGCTTATTTTGTAAGCCACAAGAAACACAGTAATGCTGGATATCAGCAATTTTAA
- the LAMP2 gene encoding lysosome-associated membrane glycoprotein 2 isoform X6 — MATRSRCPRPLSLPCCCLLLLALGSPGFFQSHAVEVDVKDLSNNTCIYAKWMMSFLIKYETNSSEYKNATLKPSTNVTHDGSTCGNNTHAPLLAIQFGAGHSWSINFTKTNETYQGNIISFTYNTNDAAFKDAKTKGPITIVVNDTMHPVQLNTVYKCHHLDSIEVANVSLFFWNVILQAFVQNGTVSKHDSTCEADKSTVAPTTIANLTTTVANLTTAPITTASSPMPTTTSKPVEKPLIGNYSLKDGDKTCLLATMGLQLNVSQEPVLININPKTTNVSGSCGNTSAILRLSDSNRTFIDFTFAVKNTSANTQRFYLKEVNFTLIRSINGSEPFNAGNNNLSIWDTFLGSSYMCQKEQTVLVTEDLQIHTFDLRIQPFKVQDNKYAKAQECSLDDDTILIPIIVGAALAGLIVIIVIAYIIGRRKTYAGYQTL, encoded by the exons ATGGCGACGCGCAGCCGCTGCCCGCGGCCCCTcagcctcccctgctgctgcctcctgctcctcGCGCTCGGCAGCCCCG GTTTTTTCCAGTCACATGCAGTGGAAGTAGATGTGAAAGATCTCTCCAATAATACGTGCATATATGCAAAATGGATGATGAGCTTCTTGATAAAATATGAAACAAACAGTAGTGAATAT AAAAATGCAACCTTAAAGCCATCTACCAATGTAACGCATGACGGAAGCACCTGTGGCAATAACACACATGCCCCATTACTAGCAATACAATTTGGAGCAGGTCACTCTTGGAGTATCAACTTTACTAAGACTAATGAAACTTATCAGGGAAACATCATCTCATTTACCTACAACACCAATGATGCAGCCTTTAAAGAtgctaaaacaaaag GACCAATTACTATTGTTGTAAATGACACTATGCATCCAGTCCAACTGAATACTGTCTACAAATGCCATCACCTTGACTCTATTGAAGTGGCAAATGTGTCTCTGTTCTTCTGGAATGTCATTCTGCAGGCTTTTGTTCAAAATGGCACTGTTAGTAAACATG ATTCTACATGTGAAGCTGATAAATCTACTGTGGCACCTACCACTATTGCCAACTTAACTACCACTGTTGCCAACTTAACTACTGCACCTATCACTACTGCTTCATCACCTATGCCAACTACAACTTCTAAACCAGTGGAGAAACCACTCATTGGAAACTATTCTCTTAAAGATGGTGATAAAACCTGTCTTCTGGCTACAATGGGGCTGCAACTGAATGTCTCCCAAGAG CCCGTTTTGATTAACATCAATCCGAAGACCACTAATGTCTCTGGTAGCTGTGGCAACACATCTGCTATTCTGCGATTGAGTGACAGCAACAGGACGTTTATTGATTTCACCTTTGCTGTT AAAAACACAAGTGCAAACACACAAAGATTCTATCTGAAAGAAGTGAACTTCACCCTGATCCGCTCTATAAATGGTTCTG aaccttTCAATGCTGGAAACAACAACCTCAGCATCTGGGACACCTTCCTGGGCAGTTCCTACATGTGCCAAAAAGAGCAGACTGTTTTGGTGACTGAAGATCTTCAAATACATACTTTTGATCTGAGGATTCAGCCATTCAAAGTACAAGACAACAAGTATGCTAAAG CCCAGGAGTGTTCGCTGGATGATGACACCATTCTAATACCAATTATAGTTGGTGCTGCTCTTGCGGGCTTGATTGTCATTATAGTGATCGCTTACATAATTGGCAGAAGAAAAACCTATGCTGGATATCAAACCTTGTAA